Proteins encoded by one window of Megachile rotundata isolate GNS110a chromosome 10, iyMegRotu1, whole genome shotgun sequence:
- the Adck1 gene encoding aarF domain containing kinase 1, with protein sequence MFISKRLLKGTAIGIIGLGTLASLRANEYDLGSIGIVRLGRAAITVFIIGRHYKNELYGSNLNSNTQEYLELKSKVHKYGAEKLLELCCANKGVYIKVGQHIGALDYLLPSEYVHTMRVLHSSAPQSTFKDVLTVIKEDFKKDPYEIFESIDSKPLGTASLAQVHKAVLKNGDVVAVKIQHRAVKTNSYVDIKTMSALVKITSLIFPDFKFDWLVDETKKNIPKELDFTQEGKNAEKVQNIFSHYHWLKIPRIYWEISSSRVLTMEFIEAGQINDLKYIQDNNLNPYEVSSKLGRLYSHMIFIVGFVHSDPHPGNVLVRNKNNEAEIILLDHGLYANLSDKFRWEYSKLWLAILDGNKAAMQTHCANLGVADMYGLLACMVSGRSWNTIMTGVQKTKYDSLEKQEFQREIPNLLPQISHVLEKVNRQMLLILKTNDLMRCIEYSLHTESRMSGMMEMSKCCILSVYGEKLKSCTTRWAKWKISVFKQWALFKWTMYYFYLGVLNFNIKDSVDSFMKNEFYAL encoded by the coding sequence ATGTTTATATCTAAAAGATTGTTAAAAGGAACAGCGATTGGAATAATTGGATTGGGTACGCTGGCATCTTTAAGAGCAAATGAATATGATTTAGGATCTATAGGTATTGTACGATTAGGACGTGCCGCAATTACTGTTTTCATAATTGGGAGACattataaaaatgaactatATGGTAGTAACCTAAACTCAAATACTCAAGAATATTTAGAGTTAAAGTCAAAAGTACATAAATATGGAGCAGAAAAGCTTCTGGAACTTTGCTGTGCCAATAAAGGTGTTTATATAAAAGTAGGCCAACATATCGGTGCATTAGATTATTTATTACCATCAGAATATGTTCATACCATGCGAGTATTGCACAGTTCTGCACCGCAATCAACATTTAAAGATGTACTCACTGTAATTAAGGAAGATTTTAAGAAAGATCcatatgaaatatttgagaGTATTGACTCCAAACCTTTGGGTACTGCCAGTTTAGCACAAGTTCACAAAGCTGTACTAAAAAATGGTGATGTTGTTGCTGTTAAAATTCAACATCGAGCAGTTAAAACTAACTCTTATGTAGATATTAAAACCATGTCAGCTTTAGTAAAAATAACATCATTAATATTTccagattttaaatttgattggCTTGTAGATGAAACTAAAAAGAATATTCCCAAAGAATTAGATTTCACTCAAGAAGGAAAAAATGCAGAAAaagttcaaaatatattttcacacTATCACTGGTTAAAAATACCAAGAATATATTGGGAAATTTCATCATCACGGGTTTTAacaatggaatttattgaagcAGGTCAAATTAATGACCTGAAATACATTCAAGACAATAATTTAAATCCCTATGAAGTTAGCAGTAAATTAGGCCGACTTTATAGCCATATGATATTTATTGTTGGTTTTGTACACTCTGATCCACATCCTGGTAATGTTTTagtcagaaataaaaataatgaagcaGAAATCATACTATTAGATCATGGATTATATGCCAATCTTTCTGATAAATTTCGATGGGAATATTCCAAACTCTGGTTAGCAATATTAGATGGTAATAAAGCTGCAATGCAAACACACTGTGCAAATTTAGGTGTTGCAGATATGTATGGATTGTTGGCTTGCATGGTATCAGGAAGATCTTGGAACACTATTATGACTGGTGTACAGAAAACTAAATATGATTCGCTAGAAAAACAAGAATTTCAAAGAGAAATACCAAACTTATTACCTCAAATTAGTCATGTGTTAGAGAAGGTGAATCGACAGATGCTATTAATTCTTAAAACAAACGATCTTATGCGTTGTATTGAATATTCTTTACATACGGAATCTAGAATGTCCGGAATGATGGAAATGTCAAAATGTTGTATACTTTCAGTATACGGAGAAAAACTAAAATCTTGTACCACTAGATGGGCAAAAtggaaaatttctgtatttaaacAATGGGCACTTTTTAAATGGACaatgtattacttttatttaggggtattaaatttcaatataaaggATTCTGTAGATTCATTCATGAAAAATGAGTTTTATGCGCTTTAA